The following are from one region of the Littorina saxatilis isolate snail1 linkage group LG2, US_GU_Lsax_2.0, whole genome shotgun sequence genome:
- the LOC138958720 gene encoding FAD-dependent oxidoreductase domain-containing protein 2-like: MTLSRCPSKTLTSSAVALTLVFQLTSLCVLLLTSLTFALTSDPHHYHDYCVIGAGPGGLQIGHFLEKANRDYIIFERSNTSGSFFVDYPRHRTLISINKRYTGKTNKEFNLRHDWNSLLSDDESLLLREYSKEMFPHADRLVDYLRDYQQKLGIKVQLNTEVNNIRTVQNDSAPDGLLHLLDDQHGNTYACKVMVVATGMWKPNIPDVKGMEMAVGYETMSLNPDEYEGKTVLILGRGNAAFEVADGIYGVTNLIHMVSRSRVRLSWETHYVGDLRAINNGLLDTYQLKSLDGLLEAGIEEVTMERTEDGKLMMVAGDMDFDNFAMREPYDKVIRCLGFKFDLSIFGNASDIKTGKGRAKKYVAIDHNYESKTMPGVFVAGTASHSLDWRKSAGGFIHGFRYTAHALATLMEWRYEGVAWPSKTLPVTQLSTHLLKRLNEASGIYQMFQVLGDVAIFSEDGESVEYLEEFPINLIHDLPKHTGHNASRILAVVMEYGPDFSGPGKDIFRYDRATGEPSEAHTSNFLHPVLYYYETPPTKQQMASRTAKEVLPRPVAMHHIVEDFLTLWDGPLSHITPLRRYLDHITSTDLRTRFAEPCFLEAMTFSQPSVACRDQFMQEQGLTSSPAMKEVGHSWVHFSESGVL, from the exons ATGACACTGAGCCGCTGTCCTTCCAAAACTCTGACGTCCAGTGCTGTTGCCTTGACCTTAGTCTTCCAGTTGACCTCTTTGTGTGTGCTGCTGCTGACCTCTTTGACCTTTGCCTTAACCTCTGACCCTCACCACTACCATGACTACTGTGTTATTGGCGCTGGCCCCGGTGGGCTCCAAATAGGACATTTTCTGGAAAAAGCCAACCGGGATTACATCATTTTTGAACGTTCTAATACATCTG GTAGCTTCTTTGTGGATTATCCACGCCATCGAACGCTTATCAGCATTAACAAGCGCTACACAGGAAAAACGAACAAAGAATTCAATCTCCGTCATGACTGGAATTCCCTGCTTTCTGACGATGAGTCCCTGCTCTTGAG GGAATATTCCAAGGAGATGTTTCCACACGCTGACCGACTGGTGGACTATCTGCGGGACTACCAGCAGAAGCTGGGAATCAAAGTCCAGTTGAACACAGAGGTGAATAACATCCGAACTGTCCAAAACGATTCCGCACCAGACGGCCTTCTTCACCTTCTGGATGATCAGCATGGCAACACTTACGCATGCAA AGTTATGGTGGTAGCGACAGGCATGTGGAAACCCAACATTCCAGATGTGAAAGGCATGGAAATGGCGGTGGGCTACGAGACAATGTCTCTCAATCCCGATGAATATGAGGGCAAAACAGTTTTGATTTTAG GTCGAGGGAACGCTGCCTTTGAAGTTGCTGATGGCATTTACGGCGTTACTAACTTGATCCACATGGTCTCACGCTCGCGTGTTCGCCTCTCTTGGGAAACACACTACGTAGGAGACTTGAG AGCCATCAACAATGGCTTACTGGACACGTACCAGCTGAAGTCACTGGATGGTCTCCTGGAAGCTGGCATTGAGGAGGTAACCATGGAGAGGACGGAGGATGGTAAGCTGATGATGGTGGCCGGCGACATGGACTTTGATAACTTTGCCATGCGGGAACCCTACGACAAAGTCATCCGCTGCTTGGGCTTCAAGTTCGACTTAAGCATTTTTGG aaatgcctcagacatcAAAACAGGAAAAGGCAGAGCCAAGAAATATGTGGCCATCGACCATAACTATGAGTCAAAGACAATGCCTGGAGTCTTTGTTGCTGGAACCGCTTCACATTCCCTGGACTGGAGAAAATCTGCGGGCGGATTTATCCATGGTTTTAGATACACAG CACATGCCTTGGCTACTCTGATGGAGTGGCGTTACGAGGGAGTCGCCTGGCCTTCCAAGACTCTGCCTGTCACGCAACTGTCGACTCACTTGCTGAAACGTCTCAACGAAGCGTCCGGTATCTACCAGATGTTCCAGGTGCTGGGAGATGTCGCAATCTTCTCTGA GGATGGTGAATCAGTGGAATACCTGGAGGAGTTTCCCATCAACTTGATACACGACTTACCTAAACACACCGGCCACAACGCCAGTCGCATTCTGGCAGTGGTGATGGAGTACGGCCCTGATTTCTCCGGACCTGGCAAAGATATCTTCCGCTATGACCGAGCCACAGGGGAGCCCTCCGAAGCCCACACGTCCAACTTCCTACACCCTGTCTTGTATTATTATGAAACTCCCCCAACAA AACAACAGATGGCAAGCCGCACGGCCAAAGAGGTGTTGCCCCGTCCTGTAGCCATGCATCACATCGTGGAGGACTTCCTCACTCTCTGGGACGGACCCCTGTCTCACATCACACCGCTCAGACGCTATCTGGACCACATCACCAGCACGGATCTTCGGACCCGCTTCGCTGAGCCTTGTTTCCTGGAAGCCATGACGTTTTCACAGCCCAGCGTAGCCTGCAGGGACCAGTTCATGCAGGAACAGGGACTGACCTCTTCGCCAGCCATGAAGGAAGTTGGACACTCTTGGGTTCATTTCAGTGAAAGTGGTGTGTTGTAA